GAGCAAGCAGAGGCAGATGAGCCCTGGGTAGGGCTGCCCTAGACAGGTCTTCAGCCCAGGCCGGGGGGTGGATCAGCTTCCTGCCAAgggcctctgcctcctccccttggCCCAGGCATGCCCTCCTCTGAGCACACtctcagtctctccaggaaacAGGGTGTTCTGGGCAGAGGGACAAGAAAGCACATGACATGTTTGGAAAACTGGGCTAGAGCGTGGAGGAGGCGGTGACTGGGTGTGCCCGGTGGGAGTGGCAGCAAACAGGAAGAGGGCATTCCTGCTTTCCTGGAAGACCCCCTGCTCATTGGAAGATGAGACCCCAAGACGCCAGCTGTTAAACCAAAATTAACCTGTTTTCGGAGGTTTGGGCCCTTGGAAGAGCCAGACCCTGGGTCTGTAGCAGGCTGGGCAGCCTTGGCAGGTCTCCAGCTGCCTGGGGGAGCAGGTGGCCTGCCTCACGTCTTCATCAGCCGGGAGAACAGGGGCTGCTCAGTGGTCCACCCTGCACGTTCTGGCTTTCAGTTACCTCTCCATCGCCCACTGCTGCATCCCTTCCCATTCTGGGTTCCTGAACCTCTAAACTTGGCACTTCTATAAACACACCATCCTCCCTCTCACATCTCCACACTTTTGCCTCTGCTGTCCCCTCAGCCTGGAATGTTCTCACTTGCCTTATTCACCTGCAAAACTCCAACCCATCTATCAAGTTTCAGCCTTCTATGAATCCTTCCGTGACTTAACCAGAGACTTACGTATACTTTCCTCTGTGCACCCCTGCATCAAAACATACTGTTAGTACCTGCATCATATTGATATATAATGAGCGATGACATGTTGGTTTTTACACAAGACCAAGGAATCTTCATGCTTAGAATCCATGTTTTGCCTTGTGTTGAATGTGCCTAGCAGTTGGGAAAGGTGATTTGTAAAGGATATTGAATTGATGCATTCAAGAATGAATTAAATTGCATTTCAATTCATTTACTATCTGTCTCTCAAATCAGAATGTAAGTTCCATAAAGATTGGAAGTTTTTGCTTTTGATAAGCACTGTAtctccagtgcctagaacagagcCTGGCAGAGAGTAGATGCTCAAGAAACATTTGCTGAATGACCGTATAGGATGGCTCTGAACCTGGTCAGATGAGCTGACCTCAAAAAACCAGGAAGTGGGAGTAGAATGTATCTAGCTTTGATTCTAGCCTGGAATGTAGGATAGTCCTTCTCCAAAGATCTCAATTGCCAATGGGGTCTGGACACCAAAACACAAGCCAGGCCTTTCATACAGGATGCTTAGAAGCCTTGGGCCAGGTGCTTCTTTGCCAGCCTCACCTCGCTGGGAGGTCCCTGGCTGCTTCCATTTTACCCCACTTCCTTGTGAATGCCATGGTTTGCCCACTGCTTCTGGACACCTGTTCACTACGTCTACCCCTCTCTTGGCTTTCCAGACATCCACAGTTTGCAGCCTCACCTGAACTGTGGAGCCAAGGAGATCAAGGTGTCACTGGACAGGTGTCGGCTGGAAGGCCTAGGTTTTGGGGAGGAGGTCAGTTCCTTCCTGCGGGATGGGAACTGCAGCAGCATCATGCAGAAGGAGGAGAATAACTGGGTGTCTGTGACCAGCCCTGCCCAGGCTGGTGCCTGCGGCAACATTTTGGAGGTGAGTGGCCATCAAGAAGGTGGGGCTTGTGGGCTCCTCAGTGTAGTAGCTGTGagtccttgggcaagtcacttagctGTCTGGGTATTTAGGAATATGTGAAATTAAATGGTAGCCTGTAGAAAGCTTAGGACGGATCTGACACTTAAGTTTACTAACTGTAAACTGTGGTTATGATTATTTTGATCAGGGATGATGTGGAAGGAGTCAACCGAGGAGCAAGCACTCATCCCTAGGTCCAataattttttgttcttgttttggaTCTGGGGTCCTCACTACCCTTGCCACAAAGTGTCAATGCCACTGGGGGAGGAGTCTCCCATTTACATCCTTGAGATCAGGGTGCAGGAAGGTAGAATGGTTGAGAGTATTGGGTCTGGAGTCAGACTTGACTTCAAGATAATCTACAGACATGCTCATATTAACGTATATGTGGCTTTGTTTTTCTGCCAAAGAGAAATCAAACCCATGCCATCTACAAAAACACCCTCTCTGTGGTCAACAACTACATCATCAGAGACACGATTCTCAACATCAACTTCCAGTGTGCCTATCCATTGGACATGAAAGTTAGCCTTCAAACTGCTCTGCGGCCCATTGTAAGGTATGACACTGACCCTTGCCCTTGGAAACTGTAACCTTGACATTGGCCATACCTGCTTCAAGTACAACTTGGGATGCCCACAGGATGCTACCAAACTCCTTTGGGAGCTTTCATTCACTGAACTATTCcattccaaaaatatttgtaaattatatattaagGATGTTTAGCACGAATAAGATAGCTATAAAATATTAGGTGAGTATTAAAGATTATTATTAGGAGGCAGTGCAGCAGCAAGAAACAGtgtttattttaatgtataaGGTACAGAAACCAAGAGAAGTTTATTCATCTTGAGGAGATAGGATTTACCAATTTAGTATGCCAGTAATTCTTTACCAATGAGATGAACGCTATTTAGGAGAAACAGGGGGTGCTATGAGACCAGGAACAAGGGTTCCGACCTAACCTTGATGGGGTGGCAATGGTGGGGGCAGGAAATCTTCCCTGCAGATGTGGAATTTAAGTCAAGACCAGAATATCCTGCATCTGGTATTTTAGAAAAATGCCTTGATTAGATAAGCAGAACCTCCATCCCCATCAGAGATAGATGCAAATGGCAATTTGGATGAGAGTCTATGAGAGCAGGGGCCATTCAGAAATTCTGAAATCCAGGATACCCTTCCCATTCCCTCTTTACCTCCTGGGCGCAGATAGAGGCAGGAGCAGAAGGATCCTCAGGCAGTTCCTAGTTCAGTGGTTTCAGACTGAATTGTGTAGGAGCTCAGAGTTCAtacaaaataagaatgaaaatcacttatctttttaaaattggtatttcattgaaggtttgaggagagaggaaagagatttGCTACTAAAAATAGTGAACCCAAAGATCTGGTCCCAAGCCTCATTCTACAAATGAGAATACAGGAGTGTGAACATCAAATTATTCTTTGAGTGATGGAGATATATTTGGTTTGGGATGCAAGGACTGGCAGAAATCATGGAGATGGACTCTTTCTATGATTGTTTATTGTTTCTGTATCTATCAAAGTTGTTGCCTAGCAGATAGTAAGTTCTTAGTTTAGATAAATGATCCTTAATAGTTCCTTCAAGGATCAAAGATACACCTTTGCCCACATAATCTTGTACAAGTGCAGAGCctgatttatttattctaatCAAAGCTCGACATTTCAACTCTTGTGCTTTGCCTTTTCTCAGTTCCCTGAACGTGAGTGTAGGCGGAGAAGGAGAGTTCACTGTCAGGATGGCCCTTTTCCAGGACCCCGACTACACGTCTCCTTATGAGGGGGTGGCTGCTGTGCTCTCTGTTGAAGCCATACTCTACGTGGGCGCCATCTTGGAAAGAGGAGACACCTCCCGCTTTAACCTACTGTTGAGGAACTGCTATGCCACGCCCACTGAAAACAAGGCTGACCCCGTGAAATACTTCATCATCAGAAACAGGTATTAGACAGTGCTGGGATTATCTTTTTTGCTTTACTAAGATTTTGGGAGAAAATCATCATCTCTTCCATGCTTGGCCATTGTATAAATTGGTTTACCTCTTTGGGAAACTAATGTGGTGTTACCAATCACGACCATACCTTTGACACCGTAACATGATTCCTGAAATTTTTAGCATAAAGCATTAATATAAAAGAGGGGGATAGGGTAAAGAAATgccaattatttttcatttcagtattcTTTAAAACGTTGGAAATAGGTTCATTGTTTAAAAACAGGATCGATAAATAAGCTGGAATAAGATACCAATACTAACACAGATCAACATAAAACCAAATACTATGGtacaaaatatcattaaatatcGCTTACTTACCAAAGCAAAGGAACAAAAGCAAATCTATGCATTATGATTCAAACCATAATTAAAGTACTAGCTAAGATTTATCATTGTACAAAACTATGTGCCAAGCAATGTGCTAAGTGATGTGGATGGGTTAATTCAGAGGTTGATGTTTctgtctccattttatagataagaaaattgaggctcagCAAGGTTGAGTAATTCGTCCCTAACTTAACTAGAAAGTGGGTTTTGAATTTGAAGACAGTCTTTCTCACTCTAGAGATGATGTCCCTGATAACTTAAACACCATGTGAGTTTATGGATAACATCTTAGAGGAAACAGggaaatattaatagaaaagGCTCATGTTGTCAGGATGGAGGGAACCTGGGTGGCTCTTTAATTCTCTCTTGTGTTGTTCTTACGCTAGATACAGATTAAAAGTGCAGCCAAGGGTCTCAGGCCCCCTGAACTGTTCTAGACGTTACATCCATGTCCCTGTCACCCTTCCAGCTGCCCAAATCTATATGATTCCACCATCTACGTAGCGGAGAATGGGGTGTCTGCAGAAAGCCGGTtctctgttcagatgttcatgtTTGCTGGAAATTATGACCTAGTTTTCCTGCATTGTGAGGTCCATCTCTGTGATTCCCTTCATGAGCAGTGCCAGCCGGTGAGTGTCTCTTTAGACTGGACTCTGTGGACTGCCAGTTCAAAGCCTGGCATGGGACCTGGCACCTggtaaatacatatatacttactGGAACTATGtgtagatgaatggatggaacaaaggagGGTGGGAGGACTGGAGGGAGtaagagaagagggaaagaaggtTAGATGGATTCATGAAGAGATGGGAAGAAGGGTGAGTGGGTGGACTGATGGGAGTGagcaaaggagggagggaagaaggaagatggaTGGACTTTATGAATCCTAAAATCCCATGTGTAAgccatttttttctgtctttagaaaggaaaaatcaaatgaAGGAGCTGTTAATTAGGTTCCCTTGACAAAAGCCATATTTTAAATGATCATAATGGTTGACTTTTTAGTGTGTACTCTGTGTCAAGCACCATACTAAACCTTTCCTGTGCCTTACCTAATTCAATTTTCACAACTACCCTTTAAGTAGATGCTTTTATGGACCCCAttgtacagaggaggaaactgaggctcagagaagacaCTTGCCCAAGGGTCAAACACCTAGAAAAAGGCAGAACTGAGATGTGTccccaggcagtctgactccagtGCCAGTGCTCTTAACCCCAATTTGTCATGGTCCCCTAAGAGTTGGAGTTTGTTGAATGCTTACTGTGTGCTTGTGAACTTTGCTAAGTGGGTGGCAGACATGCCTCATGTCACTATTCACAACCAGGAAGGTACTATTGttacctattttatagatgagaaaactgaggcttagagaggtgaaTCGTTTGCCCAAAATTTCGCAGTGGAGAtgagattcaaacccagattTTTTTGACATGAAAGTGAGAATTTCCTCCATTGAGGTGACCACAGCATCAGAGGGCCATTTGTGTGTGGGGCCCAGTTCTTAGGCCAGAACTGCTCAGCAGGGGGGCAGTCTGCATAGGAACCACacatttaaattttgatataaCTAGACTTCTCCACTCCCACAGACTTGCTCTAGAAATCGACTCCGCAGCGAAGCAGTGGCCATCGACCCAGCTCGGGTTCTAGATTTGGGGCCCATCACTCGGAAAGGTAAGTGGACTGAGTCCTGGTGACAGGGGGCATTGAGGTGACAGTCCTGGCCAAGTGCTGACGGTCAGTCCACGATGCCTGAGGTCACCTGCCAACTACCAGGGCCTTTCTGCCTCCTCAGAGCAGCCtgcggtggtggtggtgtgtgAATTTCTTTGGGTAGGAATAACAATATTTGCTGTGTGTGGTGGAGCTCTTATCTGCTGGAGACCATGCTAATCACTCTGCATGCCTTGACTCACTTAATTCTCCCAAGGGTTTCCATTTTCCAGGAGAGAGACTAAGGCTCAGAGAGCTTAAGAGTCTCATCCAAGACCATCCAGCCCATGAGTTCCTGGAGTTAGGACTGAACCCAGCTCTGTCTTATTCCAAAGCACATCTTCTTTTCCTTATTCCACCTGTTCCCAGGCTTCCATAACTCAATCGCATTTGGGTAAAGTTCTAACGTCCACTTAAATGCAACTTTATTATCTAGTGAATgactgtttttcaaaatccagTTACCAGTGTTCTGGAGTAGGATGGAGGGAAATTTTTCCAACCTGTCCCCCAAATTTTCATCTGTCCCATCCATGGTTTTGCAGGACTGCCCATTTTTATTCCAACCATCATGCAGGAGTCAAGAAACCTCAAAGAATTAAAGCAAGTTTTTGTCCTAAAGGAATTAGGATGCAGCAatattaataatagtaaaagtaataataatactttttttGTGTCCAGCCCCATGCCAACTGCCTTTTATGCATTATCACATTGGATGCTCATTACTTTCCTAGGAAGTAAGTATTATTACTACTTCCATTTGCCAGATGAGTTAACTTAGGATCAAATAGCCTGTCTTGAGAGAAAGTTCTGCCCTCAGTTATCCTTCTCCTTCTCTGGGACTTCAGTTTGATGCCTCATGTGTTGTCATAGGGTAGCAGGAGGGTTAGGATCTTCCACTTTGGAATCAGACAGAATGgggttcgaatcccagctctgctgcttaCCAGCAATTACAATGTGGGAAGTCATTTAACATTGCTGAACCTTGGTCTTCTCACCTGTCAAATGTAATAGTAATACACACAAGTGTAATCATTCTCCTCACAAATTTCTTagaagaattaaattttaaatgcatgaaATGTGCTTAGAAAGGTGCCTACCAAATAACAGATGTCTCCAGAATGTTAACTCTCAGTGGCTGTAACGACCTCAGGAAGATTTGGAACAGCTTTGGCCACAGTGCTCTAGTTCGTGGCATGTGAGGGAGGAAATCCTCACCTTCTGCTCTTGTTCACAGATACCCAATCCCTTGGAGTCATGAACGGAAGCCCCAGCAGTGCAGGTACATCATTTTCTCCTGCCTCTCCCACTGCCATCCCaaccctctctctttcctcttttcagtGCAGCCCCCCCTCTGTGTGCCAGCCCTTTGCTAGGGGCTCTGGAAACTGACATAAATCAGACCCAAGCCCTTGGGAGCCTCAAGTTTTAGCAGGGGAGCATTTAGCGAAACTgttgccaggcattgttctaggcaTGACGATATAATGGTGAACAGAGCAGACCGAGTACCTGCCCTCATAGCAGTTATGTTCCAGTGTtggaaatgaaagataaaaaagtAAACAAGGTAATTTACAAAGTGATAACTGCTCTAAAGAAACAAATGAGGATGACAGAAAGTACCAGCATGGGTAATAACATGGTAAATAagatagaagtttatttttctcttactgAAATGGAGCCCAGTGGTAAATAGCCAAAAGCTAATATGGCAGCACAGTGAAGTAATCAAGGATCCAGGCCCCTTCCAGCTCACTCCCTCATCATATTTAGGATGTATAACCTTTATCCTCATGGTCCAAGATAGCAGCCAAAACTCCAACCTTCCAACCTAGGCAgcaggatggaaaaaatatggaTGAAGGGAATGTATGTTAAGAAACATTCCTGGAAGCTGGCACCTAAGACTTTCACTTACTTCTCACTGATCAGTGCTAAGTCACATGACCACACCTGGCTGCAAAGggagctgggaaatgtagtctttattCTGAGTGTGCAACTGGAGTTTGATGTTCTATTATAAAAGTAGAAGGCATAATAGCAGAGAAACTCTCAGAAGTGATATTTTATTCAAATGAGAAAAAGCAGTCAGATGTGCATGTATTTGGGGACGAGCCTTACAGGCAGAAGAAACAATAACTGCAAAATGGAACAGGCATATAagcaaataaacaacaagcacaaCAATAAAAATGGGTAGATGGTGCTGAGTTGCACATGGAAGAGTAACAACAGTATTAGATAAGGTTAGGAAAGAATTTCAGCAGGTGGTAATAATTCAAATGTGGTCTTGATGGGTGAAATGGAGTTCAATAGGCAGGCAAATCCAAGAAAAGTACTGCAGATAGAATGGAAAGCACATGCTGTTGAAATTTTGCTATGATAACCACATACATGAAAAATTCTTCCTATCCCCAACCAAATAAAAGacaacccttccaaataagttcaaAATAACTTGTCCATACTCTGCTAATATTTGGACAGTGCTAAGAAAAGTAGTGCTCATTGATGAACATGGTTAGAGCCAGACAGAGTGCAGTTTGAGGGTAGAGACCTCAAGTCTCATTCATTTCTGCCAGTCCTTAAGGTTAGCATAGTGCTAACAACGGGGCTTCCCAGGAGTGTTTGCTGAATTGACGCATCTCTAGGATGCCCCGTGGATGGAGCAATCAATTTGATGTGATGGGAGCAGACCACCACAAGAGGGCCCTTACGGGTTTCAAACCTGGAGTTGATGGCGCAAccatttttgatattttattcaaCGTCAACCTTTGTTTCACGTATCTTCTTTAATGTTTTCTGAAAATTACAGTATTCCTCTTCATGCTTCTAGGACATCAGGGAGTTCCTTTGGAATTTGGGAGATGTTATAATTtagttgtgtgtgtatgtgcgggGGTGGTGCACATGCTTCTCCCAGACCCCCTCATATAAGGCACTGTCACCCAAGATCCATCAGTGACATGGTACAGTGATGTGAGAAACAGATTATCTCCCAGCCTCCCAAGTCCTTAGAGCCTGGTTTTCAAAACTCCATTTATATGGTGTTTACCACGTGTCAGGCACTGATCTAAATGCTTCAtaggaattcattcatttaagCCTTACAAAAATCCTATGAGATTGtacatatatttctatttttcatatGAGGAAAATCAGGCACGGGGAGGCTGAATAATTTGCTTTAGGTTGCACAGCTAGTAGTAGAATTGGGATTCTAAGCTCAACAGTCAGGCCACTGAGTTAGTGCTATTCAACCTCCGTGTTATTCTTCCTCTTCGGTATTAGTCAGAGTAAATAATGCTAGCTGCTGTGGCTTTCCacagcactgcatgtggtccCCAGATGGTGGATAAGAGAGCATGGAGCATCCCGTAGGAGGTTTTAAGGACCAAGCCTGTCAATGGCACCCGTGACTTCTAGCAACATGCCCTTGGCCAGAATGCAGTCACATGGCTCCACCTACCTGAAAGGGAGGGTGGGAAAAACTACCTTCCTTTGAACTCAGAGGACAATGAAAATGCACTTGGTGAAAAGATAGCTTGGCCTCTATCACCTCACCCCTTCACTGCCTCCCAGCTGCTGTAACCAGACCAGATATTGAGGTGCTCAGTCTTTCTCATCCTTGCACAGCCAAAGATCGGGGGGGGTCAGCCAGTTGTTGCCGCTGAGTTCCCCAGCCCACCACGTGACTGTCGTTTCTCTTGCATTCCAGGGCTCCTGGCCATCTGGCCCATGCTCCTGCCTGTCCTCCTGGTTTGGTGGTTCTGAGAGGCTCCTGGGCACCTGGCCTTGCTGTGCAGGTGCTTCCCTCTGACGGCGTTTCCTGCTCAGCCTTCAGGAGCTGCTTTCGTCTCCAAATCATGTAGTCTTGGTAGTAACAGTCTTAAGGCCAGTCTAGGCTTGGGGAAGGGGATGAGCTTTCCCCCTTTTTAACCCCTCCATGCCTTTGTAGTCCTCTTTTACTAACGGTGGGGACCCTGGTGGCCTGTCCTGGGCTGACTTTCTCATTCACTAGCGGGTCCTTGAGAGCAAACTTGCCAGGTGCCCAGTGCgactccacctttcaccagagtAGCACTTATTTGTAACTCCAGGGAAGAGGTGTTGGTGGGGGAGTGAGCCCATGGCAGAGGCACCCCCGCCCCTCATGAATCCTTCTCGAGTACCTCTTGGTCTGACTGTGGATGACCTGAACAGACTGACCCATACTTTCACACTGCTTCCTCTGATGTGTTTCCATCATAGTCTCAACAATTTTCATGGCAACATGTAACGGTGTTGGTTCTGGAAACTCTGCACAGGGAACGCTGATCCCCATTGCTCCCTGCCCCCCATCCCACTGCAGGTATGCTCTGATTTGCCTAGAACCACAAAAACCCCTGGGATCCAGATCCTGGCAAACTACTTGGTCTTGATGCAGAGATCCTGTCACTCCAGAGGACACCTCCACCTCTGAGCAGTGGCCCTCCTTGCTCAGAAGGGTTGACCAGGGAGCCCCAGAAGGAAATGGTGAATCAATCCTTCCATGACATTTTGGCAGCCAAGTCCCTCTCTGGAAACCTTTAATGAGCCCTCGCAATGCACTTTACACAGATGCCATGAATAGAGAAGGCAGCCCCTCCCCCTGCTGCCAGTTCCGTCTCTCCAAGCTGGCCTGGGAGAAATGACAGGAGCAGGGCCAGAGCCCTGGGTGCTGAGCCTGTTTCTCTGCTAGGAGGAGACCTTCCAATGGGGTTGGCTTGTTCAGAGACCGTGGTTGTAAGAAACAGAAACCCGCACCACCTAATTTAGGGAGAATGggaattaatttataaaaatcagTGCTCAAAGTCCAAGGGCAAGGAGATGGAATCTGGATGTATACAGACTGGGAGTGAGGTCTGGAAACCCGTTAGAACCCAAGGCttgtctgtctttctgtctgtCACTCTTCCTGAATCTACCTGGCCTCTTATATCTGTATGTTTTTgtgcattttcttcattttcttctctctctctgaaacaagacttttctcttcatttatccCTTGATTAAATATGGACATCCCAGCTTCACATCTTCCAAATTCAAGAGCCTAAAGGGACTGCCTAGCATCTCGGTATCCCACATCCAACCAGCGTCAGGCAGAGCCTGGTTTTCCCTGCTTGGGTCAGATTGCTTCCCTGGCCTTGTTGTCTGAGGCCAGGTGGGTAGACCCATGCAGCATGGGCATGGCTGCTGGGGCCAACTTGATGGGACACATCTCAAATAAATGGGAGAGCTTCTTGGACAGATGCCCCCAAAACCACTGTGATTGTGGCTGCTCTAAATGAGTGATTGCTTGGGAGGAATTGCCCCCTGCTTCCCAGGAAGCCAGAGTATTCTTACTACTTACCAAGGGAAGTGTTGCCATAGGGACGGGCCTGAAACAGGTGTGTGGGATTTCACTTAAGTGGAACTGACTGAGGTTTGTTTGtgtctatctgtctatctctGTCAGTCAATCTATCTGTttaccatctatctatccatccatcatttATCTCTCTCATTTAGCTACCTagctaaaaattttaatttccaacTGCTACCTGACTAACAATTTCTGAATGCTAAATCTACTTCATTCATTTGGTCAGCTGCTAAGAAACTGCTATATCCTGGGTCCAGGGGCCTGAGATACAATAATGAATGAGACACTGTCCATGCCATTAAAAGGTTCATGGTCCTAGTGAAACATAAATTTCCACATAGCCCCTCCAGGGCAAATCACACTCAAACACACAT
Above is a window of Dasypus novemcinctus isolate mDasNov1 chromosome 23, mDasNov1.1.hap2, whole genome shotgun sequence DNA encoding:
- the GP2 gene encoding pancreatic secretory granule membrane major glycoprotein GP2 codes for the protein MQTMSGSHLPWLTLAPCLLALASAVQPGFGNPLDPSFYGLDLECGAPGTPEAHLCFDPCQNYTLLDDVSRSTEYSGGGQLCDRDLQGWYRFVGQGGVRLPETCVPVNRCQTAAPLWLNGTHPSVGEGIVNHTACAHWSGNCCLWKTEVAAKACVGGYHVYRFQGTPECDLRYCTDPSTVQVEDECEKVCRPEEECRFVHGVWDCVCRQDLNSSDIHSLQPHLNCGAKEIKVSLDRCRLEGLGFGEEVSSFLRDGNCSSIMQKEENNWVSVTSPAQAGACGNILERNQTHAIYKNTLSVVNNYIIRDTILNINFQCAYPLDMKVSLQTALRPIVSSLNVSVGGEGEFTVRMALFQDPDYTSPYEGVAAVLSVEAILYVGAILERGDTSRFNLLLRNCYATPTENKADPVKYFIIRNSCPNLYDSTIYVAENGVSAESRFSVQMFMFAGNYDLVFLHCEVHLCDSLHEQCQPTCSRNRLRSEAVAIDPARVLDLGPITRKDTQSLGVMNGSPSSAGLLAIWPMLLPVLLVWWF